A stretch of the Agromyces larvae genome encodes the following:
- a CDS encoding nitroreductase/quinone reductase family protein, protein MDEHETAEAVTTAGPGRDARIPPRWFVRTAWVVHRGIYRSTGGRLGLRPPQPGRWGMMHLTTVGRRTGKERSVIVAYFEDGPNLVTLAMNGWAAPEPAWWLNLQADPEATVVVDGESRTVRGRAAAGSERSRLWAAWRTFGDDLDAHASLRPTETAVVVLEPRTAG, encoded by the coding sequence ATGGACGAGCATGAGACCGCCGAGGCCGTCACCACCGCCGGCCCGGGCCGCGACGCGCGGATCCCGCCCCGATGGTTCGTGCGCACCGCATGGGTGGTGCACCGCGGCATCTACCGGTCGACCGGCGGGCGGCTCGGTCTGCGCCCGCCGCAGCCGGGACGCTGGGGCATGATGCACCTGACGACGGTCGGCCGGCGCACCGGCAAGGAGCGATCGGTCATCGTCGCGTACTTCGAGGACGGACCGAACCTCGTCACCCTCGCGATGAACGGATGGGCCGCGCCCGAGCCGGCCTGGTGGCTCAATCTGCAGGCGGACCCCGAGGCGACGGTCGTGGTCGACGGCGAGTCGCGCACGGTGCGAGGTCGTGCGGCCGCGGGGTCCGAGCGGTCGCGGCTGTGGGCGGCATGGCGCACCTTCGGCGACGACCTCGACGCGCACGCGTCGCTGCGCCCGACCGAGACGGCGGTCGTGGTCCTCGAACCGCGGACGGCCGGCTGA
- a CDS encoding NUDIX hydrolase family protein, translated as MSVRTPDPDWHPDEPSQTPPANPGWLSDLELAQVRGRLPLLYVEAVPVRVDGLGQVTEVGLLLRANSVGEMTRTLVSGRVMYGETLRDALFRHLEKDLGPMAFPLLPASPVPATVAEYFPLPGISPFSDERQHAVSLVYVVPVTGTCEPRQDALEVTWMPPAEAASDGVVAELEGGRGVLVRRALASVGALG; from the coding sequence ATGAGCGTGCGCACCCCGGACCCCGACTGGCACCCCGACGAGCCGTCGCAGACGCCGCCGGCGAACCCGGGCTGGCTGAGCGATCTCGAGCTCGCGCAGGTGCGCGGCCGGCTGCCGCTGCTGTACGTCGAGGCGGTGCCCGTGCGCGTCGACGGGCTCGGGCAGGTCACCGAGGTCGGCCTGCTGCTGCGGGCGAACTCCGTGGGCGAGATGACCCGAACCCTGGTGTCGGGCCGGGTGATGTACGGCGAGACGCTGCGCGACGCGCTCTTCCGCCATCTCGAGAAGGACCTCGGACCGATGGCGTTCCCGCTGCTGCCGGCATCGCCGGTGCCGGCGACGGTGGCCGAGTACTTCCCGCTGCCCGGCATCTCGCCGTTCTCCGACGAGCGCCAGCACGCGGTCTCACTGGTCTACGTGGTGCCGGTCACCGGAACGTGCGAGCCGCGCCAGGATGCGCTCGAGGTGACCTGGATGCCTCCGGCGGAGGCCGCGAGCGACGGCGTCGTCGCCGAACTCGAGGGCGGTCGGGGGGTGCTCGTGCGGCGGGCGCTCGCGTCGGTGGGCGCGCTGGGCTAA
- a CDS encoding alpha/beta hydrolase produces the protein MRIDDEAVLWSAGETDRAGRPLLLLLHGYNSHEGDLFGLAPYLPLQPVIASLRAPIDAGYGFAWFPLFDEGADAAAETADASVTAIVDWLDRVAPDATGIGLLGFSQGGAMALELLRRDADRFAFAAALAGFALPGEREGDARLATEHPPVFWGRGTADEVIPAELVRHTQRWLPQHADLDARIYEGLAHSVDERELGDLVAWLRARYA, from the coding sequence ATGCGCATCGACGACGAGGCCGTCCTCTGGTCGGCCGGCGAGACCGACCGGGCGGGGCGGCCGCTCCTGCTGCTCCTGCACGGCTACAACTCGCACGAGGGCGACCTGTTCGGCCTCGCCCCGTACCTGCCGCTGCAGCCCGTGATCGCGTCGCTGCGCGCGCCGATCGACGCGGGGTACGGCTTCGCCTGGTTCCCGCTCTTCGACGAAGGGGCGGATGCCGCGGCCGAGACCGCCGACGCATCCGTCACCGCGATCGTGGACTGGCTGGACCGCGTCGCACCGGATGCCACGGGCATCGGCCTGCTCGGCTTCTCGCAGGGCGGGGCGATGGCCCTCGAACTGCTGCGACGCGATGCCGACCGGTTCGCATTCGCCGCCGCGCTCGCGGGGTTCGCGCTGCCGGGCGAGCGCGAGGGCGACGCGCGACTCGCGACGGAGCATCCGCCCGTGTTCTGGGGGCGCGGCACGGCCGACGAGGTGATCCCGGCCGAGCTGGTGCGCCACACGCAGCGGTGGCTGCCGCAGCACGCCGACCTCGATGCGCGCATCTACGAGGGGCTCGCGCACTCGGTCGACGAGCGCGAGCTCGGCGATCTCGTGGCCTGGCTCCGGGCACGCTACGCCTGA
- a CDS encoding DUF5997 family protein, producing MKPETAAKKLGVLLEATPDEFRAAPITREAYNALQADPPEWLQVLRRDGPHPRPVVAAKLGVSNSGLARGGITEPLTTAEIKALLAAPPEWLVRERATQAEVRAEKQRVADRDRGRAAMREAQSGGGGR from the coding sequence ATGAAGCCCGAGACCGCGGCGAAGAAGCTCGGCGTGCTGCTCGAGGCGACGCCCGACGAGTTCCGCGCGGCGCCGATCACCCGCGAGGCCTACAACGCGCTGCAGGCCGACCCGCCCGAGTGGTTGCAGGTGCTGCGCCGGGACGGCCCGCACCCGCGGCCGGTCGTGGCCGCCAAGCTCGGCGTCTCGAACTCGGGCCTGGCCCGCGGCGGCATCACCGAGCCCCTCACCACCGCCGAGATCAAGGCCCTGCTCGCGGCGCCGCCCGAGTGGCTCGTGCGCGAACGAGCGACCCAGGCCGAGGTGCGCGCCGAGAAGCAGCGCGTCGCCGACCGCGACCGCGGACGTGCCGCCATGCGCGAGGCCCAGTCGGGCGGCGGCGGCCGCTGA
- a CDS encoding LysR family substrate-binding domain-containing protein, producing MALRLDYVQGVSPAKWLRAWADRRPDLPLEARRVDESAQLDAVRAGEADLAFVRLPVDEQGLHRIPLWEEVAVAALPKDHDLADAESITLADLADIPHAPVQDDPAMTMELVGAGTGYAIVPHSIARLHHRKDVVAVPVSDAPPTRIALVWRVDRDDADIQEFVGVVRGRSARSSRGSDVSDAPGETDASKPTPKRANGAGSKHPAKGKGAGTGGKPARPTRPRGTRRGPQPKRKRR from the coding sequence ATGGCGCTTCGGCTCGACTACGTGCAGGGCGTGAGCCCCGCGAAGTGGCTGCGCGCGTGGGCCGACCGCCGCCCCGATCTGCCGCTCGAGGCGCGCCGGGTCGACGAGTCCGCCCAGCTCGACGCGGTGCGCGCGGGCGAGGCCGACCTCGCGTTCGTGCGACTGCCCGTGGACGAGCAGGGATTGCACCGCATCCCGCTGTGGGAGGAGGTGGCGGTCGCCGCGCTGCCGAAGGACCACGACCTCGCCGACGCCGAGTCGATCACGCTCGCCGACCTCGCCGACATCCCGCACGCGCCGGTGCAGGACGACCCCGCCATGACGATGGAACTCGTCGGCGCCGGCACCGGCTATGCGATCGTTCCGCACTCGATCGCGCGTCTGCATCACCGCAAGGACGTCGTCGCGGTGCCCGTCTCCGACGCACCGCCGACCCGCATCGCGCTGGTCTGGCGCGTCGATCGCGACGACGCCGACATCCAGGAGTTCGTGGGCGTGGTGCGCGGGCGGTCGGCGCGCAGTTCGCGAGGGTCGGATGTCTCGGATGCTCCGGGTGAGACGGATGCCTCGAAGCCCACGCCGAAACGGGCGAACGGCGCCGGCTCGAAGCATCCGGCGAAAGGGAAAGGAGCGGGCACCGGCGGCAAGCCGGCCCGCCCGACCCGCCCCCGCGGAACCCGCCGCGGCCCCCAGCCGAAGCGGAAGCGCCGCTGA
- a CDS encoding DNA polymerase IV, producing MTEPIDEGAPYWVLHVDLDQFIAAVEVLRRPELAGKPVIVGGRGDPTERAVVSTASYEAREFGVGSGMPLRIAARKAPDAVILPVDAEHYGEASGAVMATLRAQPGATVQVLGWDEAFVGVRTADPEAYARDVQRAVLKATRLHCSVGIGDTLVRTKIATGFGKPQGVFRLTAANWFEVMGDRPTIELWGVGSKVSRRLAGLGIATVTELARAELDPLVAEFGPKMGPWYRTLGRGEGERLVDDTPWVARGHSRETTYQVDLADPAEIEAALVELTGQVLDDVAAEGRPVIGLTLKVRYAPFLTKTYQRRISETSDRGAVLAALLGLAADRIEPGRPIRLLGVRAEMTMPDDARDGHTPTRSGW from the coding sequence ATGACCGAGCCGATCGACGAGGGCGCGCCGTACTGGGTGCTGCACGTCGACCTCGATCAGTTCATCGCCGCGGTCGAGGTGCTCCGCCGGCCCGAACTCGCGGGCAAGCCCGTGATCGTCGGCGGCCGGGGCGACCCGACCGAGCGGGCCGTCGTGTCGACCGCGTCGTACGAGGCCCGCGAGTTCGGCGTCGGGTCGGGGATGCCGCTGCGCATCGCGGCGCGCAAGGCACCCGATGCGGTGATCCTGCCCGTCGACGCCGAGCACTACGGCGAGGCATCCGGTGCGGTGATGGCGACGCTGCGCGCGCAGCCGGGCGCGACCGTGCAGGTGCTCGGCTGGGACGAGGCGTTCGTGGGCGTGCGCACCGCCGACCCCGAAGCGTACGCGCGCGACGTGCAGCGCGCGGTGTTGAAGGCGACCCGCCTGCACTGCAGCGTGGGCATCGGCGACACGCTGGTGCGGACGAAGATCGCGACGGGGTTCGGCAAGCCGCAGGGCGTGTTCCGGCTGACCGCGGCGAACTGGTTCGAGGTGATGGGCGACCGGCCGACGATCGAGCTCTGGGGCGTGGGCTCGAAGGTGTCGCGCCGGCTCGCCGGGCTCGGCATCGCGACCGTGACCGAACTCGCCCGCGCCGAGCTGGATCCGCTCGTCGCCGAGTTCGGACCCAAGATGGGGCCGTGGTACCGCACGCTCGGTCGCGGCGAGGGCGAGCGCCTCGTCGACGACACGCCGTGGGTCGCGCGCGGGCACAGCCGTGAGACGACCTACCAGGTCGACCTCGCAGATCCTGCCGAGATCGAGGCCGCGCTGGTCGAGCTCACCGGGCAGGTGCTCGACGACGTCGCCGCCGAGGGTCGGCCGGTCATCGGGCTGACGTTGAAGGTGCGGTACGCGCCGTTCCTCACGAAGACGTACCAGCGGCGCATCTCCGAAACCTCCGACCGCGGGGCGGTGCTCGCCGCGCTGCTCGGGCTGGCGGCCGACCGCATCGAGCCCGGCCGGCCGATCCGCCTGCTCGGGGTGCGCGCCGAGATGACCATGCCCGACGACGCCCGCGACGGGCACACGCCCACCCGCAGCGGGTGGTGA
- a CDS encoding glutamine amidotransferase, which yields MPAEPRPVLLVSVRPETPAAAAEAESVRQAAGVPADRFAHLRLDLDTLDTVDLDAVGAVVIGGSPFNVSTPEASKSPVQRRVEADLVRLAEHGLATDLPVLFTCYGIGVLTRVLGGTVGPEYGEAVGPVSITLTDEGRADPLTGTLAEPFTALAGHKEATSELPAGATLLASSATCPVQVYRATGSRVYATQFHPEVTTDSFIARATLYRDYGYFPSHELDDIARVVREASVPEPLRLLRRFAALADG from the coding sequence ATGCCCGCCGAACCGCGCCCCGTGCTGCTCGTGTCGGTGCGCCCCGAAACGCCCGCCGCCGCCGCCGAAGCCGAATCGGTGCGCCAGGCCGCGGGTGTGCCCGCCGACCGGTTCGCGCACCTGCGGCTCGACCTCGACACGCTCGACACGGTCGACCTCGACGCGGTCGGCGCGGTCGTCATCGGCGGCAGCCCGTTCAACGTGTCGACGCCCGAGGCATCCAAGTCGCCCGTGCAGCGACGTGTCGAAGCCGACCTGGTGCGCCTGGCCGAGCACGGCCTGGCGACCGACCTGCCGGTGCTGTTCACCTGTTACGGCATCGGCGTGCTCACACGCGTCCTCGGCGGCACCGTCGGGCCCGAGTACGGCGAGGCCGTCGGCCCGGTGTCGATCACGCTCACCGACGAGGGCCGCGCCGACCCGCTCACCGGCACGCTCGCCGAGCCGTTCACGGCGCTCGCGGGCCACAAAGAGGCGACCTCCGAGCTGCCGGCCGGCGCCACCCTGCTCGCCTCGTCGGCGACCTGCCCGGTGCAGGTGTACCGCGCGACCGGATCCCGCGTGTACGCCACCCAGTTCCACCCCGAGGTGACGACCGACTCGTTCATCGCCCGCGCGACGCTCTACCGCGACTACGGGTACTTCCCGTCGCACGAACTCGACGACATCGCGCGGGTGGTGCGCGAAGCATCCGTTCCCGAACCGCTGCGGCTGCTGCGCCGGTTCGCGGCGCTCGCCGACGGCTGA
- a CDS encoding peptidoglycan-binding domain-containing protein, which produces MGRTLVEAGRDDDVERSPQFRGESPAAASARTADEGAGLRPAASMTDAATRPVLQRLQRTAGNQATAAIVVARQSVEEEPAGPGSLGQAPESGPTQLPGVTTGPVTGGAGAGGAGAEGPAAPQRPMLRRGSVGPSVGELQTKLNERGAEPPLAVDGIFGPLTDAAVRAFQTQQAIGVDGIVGPITWGRLDAGPGPEPEPDPEPEPEADPLDGICTIEGHGSSPAAVAQARVQALELYGGIAPENRTRMEADPITIDVIPHDRKLTELAPYAHLAGTQTFDGRIWDDVRGIQTEVNGVRRVAIAEEDLVSVPGTAASYGPGFLAAHEGGHGLQFSALTPAQVTQLTALHAARLAASGPITQTTPAGAATDLWLDPAWYSAANKEEYFANSVAAYLGHPYSTADATVAKYNQGWLQANDPGMFTLLQQVYASGGTP; this is translated from the coding sequence ATGGGCCGAACGCTCGTGGAGGCCGGTCGCGACGACGACGTCGAACGTTCGCCGCAGTTCCGCGGCGAGTCGCCGGCGGCTGCATCGGCGCGCACCGCGGACGAGGGCGCCGGTCTGCGACCGGCGGCGTCCATGACGGATGCCGCGACCCGCCCCGTCCTGCAACGACTGCAGCGCACCGCCGGCAACCAGGCGACCGCGGCCATCGTCGTCGCGCGCCAGAGCGTCGAAGAGGAACCGGCCGGTCCCGGTTCGCTCGGGCAGGCGCCCGAGTCGGGGCCGACGCAGCTGCCGGGCGTGACGACCGGGCCCGTGACGGGCGGGGCGGGTGCGGGCGGCGCGGGCGCCGAGGGCCCGGCCGCGCCGCAGCGGCCGATGCTGCGCCGCGGGTCGGTGGGGCCGTCGGTCGGCGAGCTCCAGACGAAGCTGAACGAGCGCGGCGCCGAGCCGCCGCTCGCCGTCGACGGCATCTTCGGACCGTTGACGGATGCCGCGGTGCGCGCCTTCCAGACGCAGCAGGCGATCGGGGTCGACGGCATCGTCGGGCCGATCACGTGGGGTCGTCTCGACGCCGGCCCCGGGCCGGAACCCGAGCCCGACCCGGAGCCCGAGCCCGAGGCCGACCCGCTCGACGGCATCTGCACGATCGAGGGCCACGGCTCATCGCCCGCCGCCGTCGCGCAGGCCCGGGTGCAGGCGCTCGAACTCTACGGCGGCATCGCCCCCGAGAACCGCACCCGCATGGAGGCCGACCCGATCACGATCGACGTCATCCCGCACGACAGGAAGCTCACCGAGCTCGCCCCCTATGCGCACCTCGCCGGGACCCAGACCTTCGACGGGCGCATCTGGGACGACGTGCGCGGCATCCAGACCGAGGTGAACGGGGTGCGCCGCGTGGCGATCGCCGAGGAGGACCTGGTGTCGGTGCCGGGCACCGCCGCGAGCTACGGCCCCGGATTCCTCGCCGCGCACGAGGGCGGTCACGGGCTGCAGTTCTCGGCACTCACGCCCGCGCAGGTCACCCAGCTGACCGCCCTGCACGCTGCACGGCTGGCGGCGAGCGGACCCATCACGCAGACCACCCCCGCGGGCGCCGCGACCGACCTGTGGCTCGACCCCGCGTGGTACTCTGCCGCGAACAAAGAGGAGTACTTCGCGAACTCCGTCGCCGCGTACCTCGGGCACCCGTACAGCACCGCCGACGCGACGGTCGCGAAATACAACCAGGGGTGGCTCCAGGCGAACGACCCCGGCATGTTCACGCTGCTCCAGCAGGTCTACGCATCGGGAGGCACGCCATGA
- a CDS encoding acyltransferase family protein: MAPSKTGPSETDPAAHADPRAAALAGRDLVIDLARVTAVVLVVIIHLLMIGVGFDESGAIVMSRPLEAQPWFAAATWIGQIMPLFFVAGGFTALVSWRNLVRRGGDWVDFVRGRALRLGAPALPLFVFFAVVIGAATVIGVDPVMLAYVATGTGSPLWFLAAFLLAQALVPLMARWHERAPRTTMAVLAAGAVVVDAARIATGIVDIGLVNLLFVWLFVQQLGFWYRDGWFLRRRTPTLVVIAAGAWLLMVPPVAAGWYSPDMLVNLNPPTVPLMLLGIAQAALLAALHRPLDAFMHLRPVQAVAFLVGSRAMTIYLWHLPVIIAVMGLTLLIPGAAPEPASVAWWLTRPVVFAVVGAIVLGISTWLVRFERVSIAIPDGRRRPGAAAVVAATVCAFIPPFLVMEFFLDLQIAIAGVVLGVASRLLLRPRRVADATV; encoded by the coding sequence GTGGCGCCATCCAAGACCGGCCCGAGCGAGACCGACCCCGCCGCGCACGCCGACCCGCGCGCCGCCGCGCTCGCCGGTCGCGACCTCGTCATCGATCTCGCGCGGGTGACCGCGGTGGTGCTGGTGGTGATCATCCACCTGCTGATGATCGGCGTGGGGTTCGACGAGTCGGGTGCGATCGTGATGTCCCGGCCGCTCGAAGCGCAGCCGTGGTTCGCGGCCGCCACCTGGATCGGGCAGATCATGCCGCTGTTCTTCGTGGCGGGCGGATTCACGGCGCTCGTCTCGTGGCGCAACCTGGTTCGCCGCGGCGGCGACTGGGTCGACTTCGTGCGCGGGCGTGCGCTGCGACTCGGGGCGCCGGCACTGCCGCTGTTCGTGTTCTTCGCGGTGGTCATCGGCGCCGCGACGGTCATCGGCGTCGACCCGGTGATGCTCGCCTACGTGGCGACCGGAACCGGTTCGCCGCTGTGGTTCCTCGCGGCGTTCCTGCTCGCGCAGGCGCTCGTGCCGCTCATGGCGCGATGGCACGAGCGGGCCCCGCGCACCACGATGGCGGTGCTCGCGGCGGGTGCGGTCGTCGTCGACGCGGCGCGCATCGCGACGGGCATCGTCGACATCGGTCTCGTGAACCTGCTGTTCGTCTGGCTCTTCGTGCAGCAGCTCGGGTTCTGGTACCGCGACGGATGGTTCCTCCGACGCCGCACGCCGACGCTCGTGGTGATCGCGGCCGGTGCCTGGCTGCTCATGGTGCCGCCCGTCGCGGCGGGGTGGTACAGCCCCGACATGCTCGTGAACCTGAACCCGCCCACGGTTCCGCTCATGCTGCTCGGCATCGCCCAGGCGGCGCTGCTCGCGGCGCTGCACCGCCCGCTCGACGCGTTCATGCACCTGCGCCCGGTGCAGGCGGTCGCGTTCCTCGTCGGCAGCCGGGCGATGACGATCTACCTCTGGCACCTGCCGGTGATCATCGCGGTGATGGGGCTCACGCTGCTCATCCCCGGCGCCGCGCCCGAGCCGGCGAGCGTCGCGTGGTGGCTCACCCGTCCGGTCGTGTTCGCGGTGGTCGGTGCGATCGTGCTCGGTATCTCGACCTGGCTGGTGCGCTTCGAGCGGGTGTCGATCGCGATCCCCGACGGTCGTCGCCGGCCGGGCGCGGCGGCCGTCGTGGCCGCGACGGTGTGCGCGTTCATCCCTCCGTTCCTCGTGATGGAGTTCTTCCTCGACCTGCAGATCGCGATCGCCGGCGTCGTGCTGGGGGTCGCGTCGCGGCTGCTGCTGCGGCCGCGGCGGGTCGCAGACGCGACCGTCTGA
- a CDS encoding MarR family winged helix-turn-helix transcriptional regulator, whose translation MAQADDDVDAIIDAWAEILPDLDLTPLDVMSRLRRVAIDLHRAREAAFAAAGLRVWEFDILSALRKAPGDGSMTPSELAKTTRTATGTITYRLDRLAARGLVSRTEHPDDQRSRLVAVLPEGRQRVEAAMRTLVGAESEMLSGLSRDQMATVIASLRIIAATAASGH comes from the coding sequence ATGGCGCAAGCGGACGACGACGTCGACGCGATCATCGACGCGTGGGCCGAGATCCTGCCCGACCTCGATCTCACGCCGCTCGACGTCATGTCGCGGCTGCGCCGCGTCGCGATCGACCTGCACCGCGCCCGCGAGGCGGCGTTCGCCGCCGCCGGCCTGCGGGTGTGGGAGTTCGACATCCTCTCGGCGTTGCGCAAGGCCCCGGGCGACGGCTCGATGACGCCGTCGGAACTCGCGAAGACGACCCGCACCGCGACGGGCACGATCACGTACCGGCTCGATCGGTTGGCCGCACGCGGCCTCGTCTCCCGCACCGAGCACCCCGACGATCAGCGCAGCCGCCTCGTCGCGGTCCTGCCCGAGGGGCGGCAGCGGGTCGAAGCTGCGATGCGCACGCTGGTCGGCGCCGAATCCGAGATGCTCTCGGGCCTCTCACGCGACCAGATGGCCACGGTCATCGCGTCGCTGCGGATCATCGCCGCGACCGCGGCATCCGGTCACTAG
- a CDS encoding TetR/AcrR family transcriptional regulator produces the protein MTQLRSDAARSRTRILETARGRDVDALRLNDLAREAGVGVGTVYRHFPTVQSLIEALAADSLQRLRDLAREAEAEPDPARALEGLVRGAVALQLEDDGLRAVLLADDAGDETRAARREVFARFATILDHARRAGVVRPGLTSARLQHLVCGLEYAVRIGSTDDRDFYIDVALAGLRADAASE, from the coding sequence ATGACCCAGCTCCGCTCCGACGCGGCCCGCAGCCGAACCCGCATTCTCGAGACCGCTCGCGGCCGCGACGTGGACGCGCTTCGGCTCAACGATCTCGCGCGGGAGGCGGGCGTCGGCGTGGGCACGGTCTATCGGCACTTCCCGACCGTGCAGTCGCTGATCGAGGCGCTCGCGGCCGACTCGCTGCAGCGCCTGCGCGACCTCGCCCGCGAAGCCGAGGCGGAACCCGACCCCGCCCGCGCGCTGGAAGGGCTGGTCCGAGGGGCGGTGGCACTCCAGCTCGAAGACGACGGACTCCGAGCCGTGCTGCTCGCCGACGACGCCGGTGACGAGACGCGCGCCGCCAGGCGCGAGGTGTTCGCGCGGTTCGCGACGATCCTCGATCACGCCCGCCGAGCCGGCGTCGTGCGGCCCGGCCTCACCTCCGCCCGCCTGCAGCATCTCGTGTGCGGGCTCGAGTACGCGGTGCGCATCGGGTCGACCGACGACCGGGACTTCTACATCGACGTCGCACTCGCGGGGCTGAGGGCCGACGCAGCCTCGGAATGA
- a CDS encoding SDR family NAD(P)-dependent oxidoreductase codes for MNWDPTRLPDQSDRTFVVTGATAGIGYFAAEQLAAAGAHVVLAGRSAAKLETARAAISGQVPDATTSAVVVDLASLASVDRAAAELATLPRLDGILLNGGAMDLRRGATTADGLPELLGTHVVANVALLAGVLPTLVASGETHGQSRIVHTSTGFVGRFRVSIDDASAGERTGVREYTKAKAITEVLAFELDRRLRRAGTPVASLVARPGIGVDARTPRRPGIRDEHTPSRRNPFTPFAQGKDTAAWSAVRALTDPAATGGEYYGPTGSMRGLPVPVTPADLTAKADAALVASLWNQIEALARVTLPVGVRTGG; via the coding sequence ATGAACTGGGATCCCACCCGTCTTCCCGACCAGTCCGACCGAACCTTCGTCGTCACCGGCGCGACCGCCGGCATCGGATACTTCGCCGCCGAGCAGCTCGCTGCTGCGGGCGCGCACGTCGTCCTCGCGGGCCGTTCAGCCGCGAAGCTCGAGACGGCGCGCGCCGCGATCTCGGGCCAGGTGCCGGATGCCACGACCTCGGCCGTCGTCGTGGACCTCGCGTCGCTCGCATCCGTCGACCGGGCCGCCGCCGAACTCGCGACGCTGCCCCGCCTCGACGGCATCCTGCTCAACGGCGGCGCCATGGACCTGCGCCGCGGAGCCACGACGGCCGACGGGCTGCCGGAACTGCTCGGCACCCATGTCGTCGCGAACGTCGCGCTGCTGGCCGGCGTGCTTCCCACGCTCGTCGCGTCCGGCGAGACGCACGGGCAGTCGCGCATCGTTCACACGTCGACCGGGTTCGTCGGCCGGTTCCGCGTGTCGATCGACGACGCATCGGCGGGCGAGCGCACCGGCGTGCGCGAGTACACCAAAGCGAAGGCGATCACCGAAGTGCTCGCCTTCGAGTTGGACCGGCGGCTGCGCCGCGCGGGCACGCCGGTCGCGTCGCTCGTGGCACGCCCGGGCATCGGCGTCGACGCGCGCACCCCACGGCGACCGGGCATCCGCGACGAACACACCCCCTCCCGCCGCAACCCGTTCACGCCCTTCGCGCAGGGCAAAGACACCGCGGCGTGGTCGGCGGTGCGCGCGCTCACCGACCCCGCGGCGACCGGCGGGGAATACTACGGCCCGACCGGGTCGATGCGCGGGCTTCCCGTGCCGGTGACGCCCGCGGATCTCACCGCGAAGGCCGATGCCGCGCTCGTGGCGAGCCTGTGGAATCAGATCGAGGCGCTCGCACGAGTCACGCTGCCGGTCGGCGTGCGAACCGGCGGCTGA